A genomic stretch from Acidobacteriota bacterium includes:
- a CDS encoding PIN domain-containing protein, whose translation MGILLFRLFVLGLITVGGYIYPPFKLGPVPGAAAAAAIGVLMMVLETRVRRAPFRVLWSAGAGLILGLVLGWLFGAVYHSVVRTAEMGTFVRIFFVVIMPYFGVLVGMKKPEWFDPAHLAGLFKEKRAGRSFKILDTSVIIDGRIADLCDTGFVEGTLVIPQFVLKELHLVADSPDGLKRQRGRRGLDVLDHLQKSSQVETVLSDADFPEARDVDSKLIELAKTMDGKIVTNDFNLNKVARIHGIKVLNINELVNSLRPVALPGEIMNVFILKEGKEKEQGVAYLEDGTMVVVDNARRVIGQAVDVTVTSVLQTTVGKMIFGRFNGEAK comes from the coding sequence ATGGGCATCTTGCTCTTCCGGCTGTTCGTGCTCGGGCTGATCACCGTCGGGGGGTACATCTACCCGCCGTTCAAGCTCGGCCCGGTCCCCGGCGCGGCGGCGGCCGCCGCCATCGGCGTCCTGATGATGGTCCTCGAAACCCGCGTCCGCCGGGCCCCGTTCCGGGTCCTCTGGAGCGCCGGCGCAGGCCTGATACTCGGGCTCGTCCTCGGCTGGCTCTTCGGCGCCGTCTACCATTCGGTCGTCCGGACAGCCGAGATGGGCACCTTCGTCCGCATCTTCTTCGTGGTCATCATGCCCTACTTCGGGGTCCTGGTCGGCATGAAGAAGCCGGAGTGGTTCGACCCGGCCCACCTGGCCGGGCTGTTCAAGGAGAAGCGGGCCGGCCGCAGCTTCAAGATCCTGGACACCAGCGTCATCATCGATGGCCGCATCGCCGACCTCTGCGACACGGGCTTCGTCGAGGGCACGCTGGTCATCCCGCAGTTCGTCCTCAAGGAGCTGCATCTCGTGGCCGACTCCCCCGACGGGCTGAAGCGGCAGCGGGGCCGCCGCGGCCTGGACGTCCTCGATCATCTCCAGAAGTCCTCCCAGGTCGAGACCGTCCTCTCGGACGCGGATTTCCCCGAGGCCCGCGACGTCGATTCCAAGCTCATCGAGCTGGCCAAGACGATGGACGGCAAGATCGTCACCAACGATTTCAACCTGAACAAGGTCGCCCGGATCCACGGCATCAAGGTCCTCAACATCAACGAGCTGGTCAACTCCCTCCGGCCGGTCGCACTGCCCGGCGAGATCATGAACGTCTTCATCCTCAAGGAAGGCAAGGAGAAGGAGCAGGGCGTCGCCTACCTCGAGGACGGGACCATGGTCGTCGTCGACAACGCGCGGCGGGTGATCGGCCAGGCCGTCGACGTCACCGTCACCTCGGTTCTCCAGACGACCGTCGGCAAGATGATCTTCGGCCGCTTCAACGGGGAGGCCAAGTGA
- the rpsF gene encoding 30S ribosomal protein S6 — protein sequence MRQYETGFVLSPSLSEEETTQFVQQMAEIVAQKKGHMVKQDIWGKRRLAFPIKRFQEGVYVFFTYDGGGDVSAELERRFKQTDHVIRFMTVLKDPRDLARRKKKRRAEEAAPAPAPAPAPAEVKEEK from the coding sequence TTGAGACAGTACGAAACGGGGTTCGTTCTCTCCCCCAGCCTTTCCGAAGAAGAGACGACGCAGTTCGTGCAGCAGATGGCCGAGATCGTGGCCCAGAAGAAGGGGCACATGGTCAAGCAGGACATCTGGGGCAAGCGCCGCCTGGCTTTCCCGATCAAGCGCTTCCAGGAAGGCGTCTACGTGTTCTTCACCTACGACGGCGGTGGGGACGTGTCCGCGGAGCTGGAGCGCCGGTTCAAGCAGACCGACCATGTCATCCGCTTCATGACCGTGCTCAAGGACCCGCGTGACCTGGCCCGGCGGAAGAAGAAGAGGCGCGCCGAAGAGGCCGCCCCGGCCCCGGCCCCGGCGCCCGCCCCGGCCGAAGTGAAAGAGGAGAAGTGA
- the rpsR gene encoding 30S ribosomal protein S18 produces the protein MPRDERPERPERSERGGYRKYFAPKRKFCRFCQRDVRGIDYKAVEILKKYIPDRGRITPRRITGTCAFHQRKLALAVKRARLMALLPYVED, from the coding sequence ATGCCGCGCGACGAACGACCCGAAAGACCCGAACGCAGCGAACGCGGCGGCTACCGGAAGTATTTCGCCCCCAAGAGGAAATTCTGCCGGTTCTGCCAGCGGGATGTCCGCGGCATCGACTACAAGGCCGTCGAGATCCTGAAGAAGTACATCCCCGACCGGGGCCGCATCACCCCGCGCCGGATCACCGGGACCTGCGCCTTCCATCAGCGCAAGCTGGCCCTGGCCGTCAAGCGGGCCCGCCTCATGGCCCTGCTGCCCTACGTCGAGGACTGA
- the dnaB gene encoding replicative DNA helicase: protein MELDTMFLKKTPPHSVEAERTVLGGILVQNSNLNVVLSTISPEDLYLEAHRKILERIIVMVDKGQPVELLSLTEDAQRAGILEEVGGAAYLASLLDGVQRNLNVEYYAQIIKEKALLRRLILSSTRIIQDSYDQKEDADELLNAAQAAIVEVADQRIKPGFRPMSQLTGPTLELIRETAARKEAVTGVPTGFRYLDAMTAGFQPSELVILAARPSMGKTALGLNISHHVGLKTDKAVGFFSMEMSETQIVMRLLCAEAKLDIKKTRTGFLSDREFERLKLAGEALSRARIYVDESPALTIMEMKAKSRRLKMEQRLDIVFIDYIQLMRTGGRFENRNQEMSFISRSLKELAKELRIPVVGISQLSRAPEKGRREPKPMLSDLRESGAIEQDADVVIFIYRPEFYHPDDESLRGVAEVNIAKQRNGPIGNLQLAFIREYALFADMEQLAPEY from the coding sequence ATGGAACTCGACACGATGTTCCTGAAGAAGACCCCGCCGCACAGCGTCGAGGCCGAACGGACCGTCCTTGGCGGGATCCTCGTCCAGAACAGCAACCTCAACGTCGTCCTCTCGACCATCTCCCCCGAGGACCTCTACCTGGAGGCCCACCGGAAGATCCTCGAGCGCATCATCGTCATGGTCGACAAGGGCCAGCCGGTGGAGCTGCTCAGCCTGACAGAGGACGCCCAGCGGGCCGGCATCCTGGAGGAGGTCGGCGGGGCGGCCTACCTGGCCTCGCTCCTCGACGGCGTGCAACGCAACCTCAACGTCGAGTACTACGCCCAGATCATCAAGGAGAAGGCCCTGCTGCGGCGCCTGATCCTTTCCTCGACCAGGATCATCCAGGACAGCTACGACCAGAAGGAGGACGCCGACGAGCTGCTCAACGCGGCCCAGGCGGCCATAGTCGAGGTCGCCGATCAGCGCATCAAGCCCGGCTTCCGGCCCATGAGCCAGCTGACCGGGCCGACCCTGGAGCTCATCCGAGAGACGGCCGCCCGCAAGGAGGCCGTCACCGGCGTGCCGACGGGCTTCCGCTATCTCGACGCCATGACGGCCGGCTTCCAGCCTTCGGAGCTGGTCATCCTGGCGGCCCGGCCGTCGATGGGCAAGACGGCCCTGGGCCTGAACATCTCCCACCACGTCGGGCTCAAGACCGACAAGGCCGTCGGCTTCTTCTCCATGGAGATGTCGGAAACGCAGATCGTCATGCGCCTGCTCTGCGCCGAGGCCAAGCTCGACATCAAGAAGACCAGGACCGGCTTCCTCAGCGACCGCGAGTTCGAGAGGCTCAAGCTGGCCGGGGAGGCCCTGTCCCGGGCCCGCATCTACGTCGACGAGTCCCCGGCCCTGACCATCATGGAGATGAAGGCCAAGAGCCGCCGCCTGAAGATGGAGCAGCGCCTGGACATCGTCTTCATCGACTACATCCAGCTCATGCGCACGGGCGGGCGGTTCGAGAACCGCAACCAGGAGATGTCGTTCATCTCCCGGTCCCTCAAGGAGCTGGCCAAGGAGCTGCGCATCCCGGTCGTCGGCATCTCCCAGCTCAGCCGGGCCCCGGAGAAGGGCCGGCGCGAGCCCAAGCCCATGCTCTCCGACCTCCGCGAATCGGGGGCCATCGAGCAGGACGCCGACGTCGTCATCTTCATCTACCGGCCTGAGTTCTACCACCCGGACGACGAGAGCCTCCGGGGCGTGGCCGAAGTCAACATCGCCAAGCAGCGGAACGGGCCGATCGGGAACCTCCAGCTGGCGTTCATCCGCGAATACGCCCTCTTCGCCGACATGGAACAGCTCGCGCCGGAGTACTGA
- the pth gene encoding aminoacyl-tRNA hydrolase has translation MWLVVGLGNLGDEYAGTRHNAGFLVVDRLARAWGVELRGRLFKSRTALARRGGEDVLLAEPKTYMNLSGTAVRAALEGKGIGPDRLVVIYDDLDIPLGEIRVRRTGRPGTHKGMISIVNEIGSAEFPRVRVGIGPLPGGRDAADYVLEPFRKAERADLELGLDQAAEALEMVLDGDIEKAMTRFNKRVAQAEG, from the coding sequence TTGTGGCTGGTCGTGGGCCTGGGCAACCTGGGTGACGAGTACGCGGGGACAAGGCACAACGCGGGCTTCCTCGTCGTCGACCGGCTGGCCCGGGCCTGGGGCGTCGAGCTCCGGGGCCGGCTGTTCAAGTCCCGCACGGCCCTGGCCCGGCGGGGCGGCGAGGACGTCCTCCTGGCCGAGCCCAAGACCTACATGAACCTCAGCGGGACCGCCGTGCGGGCGGCCCTCGAAGGCAAGGGCATCGGCCCTGACCGGCTGGTCGTTATCTACGACGATCTCGATATCCCGCTCGGCGAGATCCGGGTGCGCAGGACCGGCCGGCCCGGCACCCACAAGGGCATGATCTCGATCGTCAACGAGATCGGGTCGGCCGAGTTCCCGCGGGTCCGCGTCGGCATCGGACCGCTTCCGGGCGGCCGGGACGCGGCCGATTATGTCCTCGAGCCTTTCCGCAAGGCCGAGCGGGCCGACCTCGAGCTGGGCCTGGACCAGGCCGCCGAGGCCCTGGAGATGGTCCTCGACGGGGACATCGAGAAGGCCATGACCCGGTTCAACAAGCGGGTGGCCCAGGCCGAGGGTTGA
- a CDS encoding zf-HC2 domain-containing protein — protein sequence MNCRKAEELLLRSIDGRLGGRDRDRLAAHLAACPACRKVEAEYRSMLRLLKDGREAQPLPRFWERLEPRLREETDLVPLLFWERWSLKAIPVFLALVILLGGFLFFAPRVRELSQSAALLLENRDPMSETTAIFETDKPETRTMMLMFASLDDKSPLRRPTP from the coding sequence ATGAACTGCCGCAAAGCTGAGGAGCTGCTCCTTCGGTCTATCGACGGCCGCCTCGGCGGGCGCGACAGGGACCGCCTGGCGGCCCACCTCGCGGCTTGTCCGGCCTGCCGGAAGGTCGAAGCGGAATACCGGTCGATGCTCCGTCTCCTGAAGGACGGGCGGGAAGCCCAGCCGCTGCCCCGCTTCTGGGAGCGCCTCGAACCCCGGCTCCGCGAAGAGACGGACCTCGTGCCCCTGCTCTTCTGGGAACGCTGGAGCCTCAAGGCCATTCCCGTGTTCCTGGCCCTGGTCATCCTCCTGGGCGGCTTCCTCTTTTTCGCCCCCAGGGTCCGCGAGCTGAGCCAGTCGGCGGCCCTGCTCCTCGAGAACAGGGATCCGATGTCGGAGACCACGGCCATTTTCGAGACCGACAAGCCGGAGACGCGGACCATGATGCTCATGTTCGCCTCCCTGGACGATAAGTCGCCCCTGAGGAGGCCGACGCCATGA
- a CDS encoding M14 family metallopeptidase codes for MNTRALRLGAAAAFAAALIIGLAAQEYGPPGRRQASKLPPTYTVGGIRHGISYFPKTDYAFTKPKKAGEIDFEHYHTYDEVTAILRKWAADYPNLVDVYSVGRTFEGRDIWQITITNKATGKDADKPAMFIEGNRHSGEVTAAESALWFAAHVLGGYGRDQALTKLVDTKALYVRVKNNPDGSELYLNTAQSNRSTVRPYDDDGDGLLDEDPPEDLDGDGFILQMRQKVEPGKGAMIIDPADPSGRLMKRAPAGRGDYMIYPEGIDNDHDGRTNEDGIGGLDLHRNYPENWRPMPGRDQTGRGFTQGGAGEYPLSEPETRAVFSFLLEHPNVSIGQTMDTTVPMLLHGPSTSRMSESMFPEDMKIFKDFDEQGKKITGYPYAGDTYWDYANIGRGDRNARAMAAESGFEMAPEPQGEPLFGHSPDFGYLYYGAVWYGDELWNGGRVKDYDGDGRVTDLEALRYIDEELGGRYFKPWTKFNHPTLGQVEIGGFNPKFWRQNPPVELLEEWIKKEAMFNLFLAQSLPQVRVVSAEARPVRKEPGLIEIAAVFTNDGCLPTALRMADRIKIVRPDAAAIRLPEGAELVGVRERQDIGFLRQNEKKEVRWKVKVKPGTAGEAEISILSTRGGVARTTVKIG; via the coding sequence ATGAACACGCGCGCTCTCAGGCTCGGCGCGGCCGCGGCTTTCGCGGCGGCCCTGATCATCGGCCTCGCGGCTCAGGAATACGGGCCGCCAGGGAGGAGGCAGGCCTCGAAGCTGCCCCCGACCTACACCGTCGGCGGCATCCGCCACGGGATTAGCTACTTCCCGAAGACCGATTATGCCTTCACCAAGCCGAAGAAGGCCGGCGAGATCGACTTCGAGCACTACCACACGTACGACGAGGTCACGGCCATCCTGCGCAAGTGGGCGGCCGACTACCCGAACCTGGTCGATGTCTATTCGGTCGGCCGGACTTTCGAGGGGCGCGACATCTGGCAGATCACGATCACGAACAAGGCGACCGGCAAGGACGCCGACAAGCCGGCCATGTTCATCGAGGGCAACCGGCACTCCGGCGAGGTCACGGCGGCCGAGTCCGCGCTCTGGTTCGCCGCCCATGTCCTCGGCGGCTACGGGCGGGACCAGGCGCTGACGAAGCTCGTCGACACCAAGGCGCTCTACGTCCGGGTGAAAAACAATCCCGACGGGTCCGAGCTTTATCTGAACACGGCTCAGTCGAACCGCAGCACGGTCCGGCCGTACGACGACGACGGGGACGGCCTGCTCGACGAGGACCCGCCCGAGGACCTGGACGGCGACGGCTTCATCCTCCAGATGCGCCAGAAGGTCGAACCGGGCAAGGGCGCGATGATCATCGACCCTGCGGACCCCTCGGGCCGGCTGATGAAGCGGGCGCCGGCGGGCCGGGGCGATTATATGATCTATCCGGAAGGGATCGACAACGACCATGACGGGCGGACGAACGAGGACGGCATCGGCGGGCTCGACCTGCACCGCAACTATCCCGAGAACTGGCGGCCCATGCCCGGCCGCGACCAGACCGGCCGCGGCTTCACCCAGGGCGGGGCGGGCGAGTATCCGCTGTCCGAGCCCGAGACCAGGGCCGTCTTCTCCTTCCTGCTCGAGCACCCGAACGTCAGCATCGGCCAGACCATGGACACGACCGTGCCCATGCTGCTCCACGGCCCGTCGACGAGCCGCATGAGCGAGTCCATGTTCCCCGAGGACATGAAGATCTTCAAGGACTTCGACGAGCAGGGGAAGAAGATCACCGGCTATCCCTACGCCGGCGACACCTACTGGGACTACGCCAACATCGGCCGCGGCGACCGGAACGCGCGGGCCATGGCCGCCGAATCCGGGTTCGAGATGGCCCCGGAGCCCCAGGGCGAACCTCTCTTCGGCCACTCCCCCGACTTCGGCTACCTCTATTACGGCGCGGTCTGGTACGGCGACGAGCTCTGGAACGGAGGCCGGGTCAAGGACTACGACGGCGACGGCCGGGTGACGGACCTAGAGGCCCTTCGCTATATCGACGAAGAGCTCGGCGGCCGCTATTTCAAGCCCTGGACGAAATTCAACCACCCGACGCTCGGCCAGGTCGAGATCGGCGGCTTCAATCCCAAGTTCTGGCGCCAGAACCCGCCCGTCGAGCTTCTCGAGGAGTGGATCAAGAAGGAAGCGATGTTCAACCTCTTCCTGGCCCAGTCGCTGCCCCAGGTCAGAGTGGTCTCGGCGGAGGCCCGGCCCGTCAGGAAGGAGCCGGGCCTTATCGAGATCGCGGCCGTGTTCACCAATGACGGCTGCTTGCCCACGGCGCTCAGGATGGCCGACCGGATAAAGATCGTCCGTCCCGACGCGGCCGCGATCCGGCTGCCCGAGGGGGCCGAGCTCGTCGGCGTCCGTGAACGCCAGGACATCGGCTTCCTCCGGCAGAACGAGAAGAAAGAGGTCCGTTGGAAGGTTAAGGTCAAGCCGGGGACGGCCGGGGAGGCCGAGATCTCCATCCTGTCCACCCGCGGCGGCGTGGCCCGGACGACGGTCAAGATCGGCTAG
- the ispD gene encoding 2-C-methyl-D-erythritol 4-phosphate cytidylyltransferase yields MSGASAIIVAAGAGKRFGQPKQFAYLRAKPVLEWTLERFQGHAEVEAIALVLPDERDLKHYRLRYPKIVDIVRGGERRQDSVWQGFRLLAATAPEIVLVHDGARPLAGADLVSRVIAAARAGGAAVPVLPVEDTIKEVREGRVTATVDRALLARAQTPQGFRYAVLSAALEAARRDRFYGTDEAALVERIGLAVTAVPGDPRNIKITTPLDIPIAEALLNA; encoded by the coding sequence GTGAGCGGCGCCTCGGCCATCATCGTGGCCGCCGGGGCCGGCAAGCGCTTCGGCCAGCCGAAGCAGTTCGCCTACCTCCGGGCCAAGCCGGTCCTCGAATGGACCCTGGAGCGGTTCCAGGGCCACGCCGAGGTGGAGGCCATCGCCCTGGTCCTGCCCGACGAGCGGGACCTCAAGCATTACCGGCTGCGCTATCCCAAGATCGTCGACATCGTCCGCGGCGGGGAGCGGCGCCAGGATTCGGTCTGGCAGGGATTCCGTCTCCTGGCCGCGACGGCCCCCGAGATCGTCCTCGTCCACGACGGGGCCCGGCCGCTGGCCGGCGCGGACCTCGTCAGCCGGGTCATCGCCGCGGCCCGGGCCGGCGGGGCGGCCGTGCCGGTCCTGCCGGTCGAGGACACGATCAAGGAGGTCCGCGAGGGGCGTGTCACGGCCACGGTCGACCGGGCGCTCCTGGCCCGGGCGCAGACGCCCCAGGGCTTCCGTTATGCCGTCCTGAGCGCAGCCCTCGAGGCGGCCCGCAGGGACCGGTTCTACGGAACGGACGAAGCGGCCCTCGTCGAGCGGATCGGCCTGGCCGTGACGGCGGTCCCCGGCGATCCCCGGAACATCAAGATCACGACGCCCCTCGACATCCCCATCGCGGAGGCCCTCCTCAATGCCTAA
- the ispF gene encoding 2-C-methyl-D-erythritol 2,4-cyclodiphosphate synthase gives MPKIGFGYDIHRLGAGPRLVLGGTEIPFASGLIGHSDGDALVHALIDALLGAVGEGDIGTHFPDTDPRYKGARSLVLLETVMDLVRRRGAAVVNVDTVIVAEEPRMGPHIPAMKAALAPVLGIPETAVGIKAKTNEGLGPVGEQRAIACLAVVLVDLSV, from the coding sequence ATGCCTAAGATCGGCTTCGGCTACGACATCCACCGTCTCGGGGCCGGGCCCCGGCTCGTCCTCGGCGGGACGGAGATCCCGTTCGCGTCCGGCCTGATCGGGCATTCCGACGGCGACGCCCTCGTCCACGCCCTGATCGACGCCCTGCTCGGGGCGGTCGGCGAAGGCGACATCGGGACGCATTTCCCCGACACGGACCCCCGCTACAAGGGCGCGAGGAGCCTCGTCCTCCTCGAAACGGTCATGGACCTCGTCCGGCGCCGCGGCGCGGCCGTCGTCAACGTCGATACGGTCATCGTCGCCGAAGAGCCGAGGATGGGGCCGCACATCCCGGCCATGAAGGCCGCGCTGGCGCCCGTCCTCGGCATCCCCGAGACGGCCGTCGGCATCAAGGCCAAGACCAACGAAGGGCTCGGCCCCGTCGGCGAGCAGCGGGCCATCGCCTGCTTGGCCGTCGTCCTGGTGGACCTGTCCGTCTGA
- the rplI gene encoding 50S ribosomal protein L9, whose protein sequence is MKVILKQDVEKLGRRGDVVNVAPGYGRNYLIPRKMAMAVTATNIKAIEIERAALKKKLEAERKAFQSLAEKLNQVSLTFARRAGDKDVIFGSVSAGDVKDALDKLGYDIDKKKILLDEPIKRLGHFAVPVKISMDDRAEVKIDVVREAAEGEAPAAGPAETPAPEKS, encoded by the coding sequence ATGAAAGTCATCCTGAAACAGGACGTGGAGAAGCTGGGCCGCCGCGGCGACGTCGTCAACGTCGCCCCCGGCTACGGGCGCAACTACCTCATCCCCCGGAAGATGGCCATGGCCGTCACTGCGACGAACATCAAGGCCATCGAGATCGAGCGGGCGGCCCTGAAGAAGAAGCTCGAGGCCGAGCGCAAGGCCTTCCAGTCTCTGGCCGAGAAGCTCAACCAGGTCTCCCTGACCTTCGCCCGGCGGGCCGGCGACAAGGACGTCATCTTCGGCTCCGTCTCGGCCGGCGACGTCAAGGACGCGCTGGACAAGCTGGGCTACGACATCGACAAGAAGAAGATCCTTCTGGACGAGCCGATCAAGCGGCTCGGCCATTTCGCCGTCCCGGTCAAGATCAGCATGGACGACCGGGCCGAGGTGAAGATCGACGTCGTCCGCGAGGCGGCCGAGGGGGAGGCCCCGGCCGCCGGACCGGCCGAGACCCCGGCGCCCGAGAAATCCTGA
- the radA gene encoding DNA repair protein RadA, translating into MKDKTVFICQSCGARYPKWMGRCSSCGEWNSLVEEIEEEAQAGPGGLTYAPAEPVLYKDIREIPRQRIAVGIEDVNKVLGGGLVAGSLVLVGGEPGIGKSTLLLQVARDMATDETPVLYVSGEESLEQIKLRGDRLGVRDGRLFLLAETNLERILAQAERLAPGILVVDSIQTVFSAKMTSGPGTISQVREAANQIFRFAKTRQIPAFIVGHITKDGSLAGPKSLEHIVDVVLLFEGERDHSQRVLRAMKNRFGPVSELAVFEMTAAGLQPILNPSAFFLRERPRDEAGSAVVCTVRGTRPFLAEIQALVSSTLFTGNPRRMTIGLDHYRTAMLLALVEKKAGYSFAGEDIYLNVAGGMSIDEPAVDLGVVMAVVSSLKNMPLPQDMAFFGEVGLSGEIRSVAQPLVRIKEAQALGFGGIMLPAGNLDALDRKDLPEIECLGVRTVRDALQRVF; encoded by the coding sequence ATGAAGGACAAGACCGTTTTCATCTGCCAGAGTTGCGGCGCCCGCTATCCGAAATGGATGGGCCGCTGCTCGTCCTGCGGCGAGTGGAACTCGCTCGTCGAGGAGATCGAGGAAGAGGCCCAGGCCGGCCCCGGCGGCCTGACGTACGCCCCGGCCGAGCCGGTCCTCTACAAGGACATCCGGGAGATCCCCCGCCAGCGGATCGCCGTCGGCATCGAGGACGTCAACAAGGTCCTCGGCGGCGGGCTGGTCGCCGGCTCGCTCGTCCTGGTCGGCGGCGAGCCCGGCATCGGCAAATCGACGCTCCTGCTCCAGGTGGCCCGCGACATGGCCACGGACGAGACGCCGGTCCTCTACGTCTCGGGCGAGGAATCCCTGGAGCAGATCAAGCTCCGCGGCGACCGCCTGGGCGTCCGCGACGGCCGGCTCTTCCTCCTGGCCGAGACCAACCTCGAGCGCATCCTGGCCCAGGCCGAGCGCCTGGCGCCCGGGATCCTGGTCGTCGACTCGATCCAGACGGTCTTCTCGGCCAAGATGACCTCCGGGCCGGGGACGATCAGCCAGGTCCGCGAGGCGGCCAACCAGATCTTCCGCTTCGCCAAGACCCGCCAGATCCCGGCCTTCATCGTCGGCCACATCACCAAGGACGGGTCGCTGGCCGGCCCGAAATCGCTCGAGCACATCGTCGACGTCGTCCTCCTGTTCGAGGGCGAGCGGGACCACAGCCAGCGGGTCCTGCGGGCCATGAAGAACCGCTTCGGCCCGGTCTCGGAGCTGGCCGTGTTCGAGATGACCGCGGCCGGGCTCCAGCCGATCCTCAACCCGTCGGCCTTCTTCCTCCGCGAGCGGCCCCGCGACGAGGCCGGCAGCGCCGTCGTCTGCACGGTCAGGGGCACGCGCCCGTTCCTGGCCGAGATCCAGGCCCTCGTCTCCTCGACCCTTTTCACCGGCAACCCCAGGCGCATGACCATCGGCCTCGACCACTACCGGACGGCCATGCTGCTGGCCCTGGTCGAGAAGAAGGCCGGCTACAGCTTCGCCGGCGAGGACATCTACCTCAACGTGGCCGGCGGCATGTCGATCGACGAGCCGGCCGTCGACCTGGGCGTGGTCATGGCCGTCGTCTCTTCGCTCAAGAACATGCCGCTGCCCCAGGACATGGCCTTTTTCGGCGAGGTCGGGCTCAGCGGCGAGATCCGCTCCGTGGCTCAGCCCCTCGTCCGCATCAAGGAGGCGCAGGCCCTGGGCTTCGGCGGCATAATGCTGCCGGCCGGCAACCTGGACGCCCTGGACCGGAAGGACCTGCCGGAGATCGAATGCCTGGGCGTCCGGACCGTCCGCGACGCCCTGCAGCGCGTTTTCTGA
- a CDS encoding sigma-70 family RNA polymerase sigma factor, which produces MEEKQLVRLAQEGSPGAFEQLVTKYQPKVFSMALSFTRNREAADDLAQEIFLKAYLALPRFHGKSEFGTWLYRVSMNHIKDFLRKKGRAKEVSLDDVGEAAFSDKEQAERAEQERETEARRSLVRNVVQGLPEKYRIILTLRDIQGLAYEDISRILRLSPGTVDSRLHRARRMLRIKLEPYLAGEGGAYELPQS; this is translated from the coding sequence ATGGAAGAGAAACAGCTGGTTCGACTGGCTCAGGAAGGAAGCCCAGGTGCTTTCGAGCAGCTGGTCACGAAATACCAGCCGAAGGTGTTCAGCATGGCTTTGAGTTTCACCCGCAACCGGGAGGCGGCCGACGACCTGGCCCAGGAGATCTTCCTGAAGGCCTATCTCGCCCTGCCCCGGTTCCACGGGAAGTCGGAGTTCGGGACGTGGCTTTACCGCGTGTCCATGAACCATATAAAGGATTTTCTCCGGAAGAAAGGCCGGGCCAAGGAAGTGTCCCTGGACGATGTCGGCGAGGCCGCCTTCTCCGACAAGGAGCAAGCCGAGCGGGCCGAACAGGAGCGGGAAACGGAAGCCCGCCGGTCGCTCGTCCGGAACGTGGTCCAGGGCCTGCCGGAGAAATACCGGATCATCCTGACGCTCCGCGACATCCAGGGGCTGGCGTACGAGGACATCTCGCGGATCCTGCGCCTGTCGCCGGGGACGGTCGACTCCCGCCTCCACCGGGCGCGCCGGATGCTCCGGATCAAGCTGGAGCCGTATCTCGCCGGCGAAGGAGGGGCCTATGAACTGCCGCAAAGCTGA